One Mesorhizobium sp. J428 DNA segment encodes these proteins:
- a CDS encoding MBOAT family protein: MVFSDQAFLYLYLPVTLLLGVILNGTRLFSPFILLSSLIFFYWSSGLYVFLLLVSIVLNYAGALAVERWHRRSVVAAVIGLNVLILCYYKYTAFLLGSVGFFGSEPLKAFAEAIVLPIGISFFTFQGISYVIDVWRREVKAERNIVLFAAYKAFFPQLIAGPIVRYKDVEKDFHHPELDTDIFAAGAARFMVGLCKKVLIADSVAGVADASFALAGADQTFASAWLGAIAYSIQIYFDFSGYSDMAIGLAMMFGIRFRENFNHPYAAATVTEFWRRWHMSLSTWFRDYLYIPLGGNRAGPVRTYVNLMIVFLATGVWHGAAWTFVLWGIYHGAFLIGERLLLGGRAVASQALRLIYFFPVVIVGWVMFRAPDLPAFVSHLRAMASPLAEGAWTIPGGVQLALSPQATATMLLACLLILMQGEFRPAGVVVAGASGELARYGRLAFVVAAVTVCTIYVIPQSFSPFLYFRF; encoded by the coding sequence ATGGTATTCTCGGACCAGGCTTTTCTCTACCTGTATCTGCCGGTCACGCTGCTGTTGGGAGTGATCCTGAACGGCACGAGACTGTTCTCTCCGTTCATCCTGCTGTCGAGCCTGATCTTCTTCTACTGGTCGTCGGGCCTCTACGTCTTCCTGCTGCTCGTCAGCATCGTGCTGAACTATGCCGGCGCGCTCGCGGTGGAGCGGTGGCATCGCAGGAGCGTCGTGGCGGCGGTGATCGGCCTCAACGTGCTGATCCTGTGCTATTACAAATACACCGCCTTCCTGCTGGGCAGCGTCGGCTTCTTCGGCTCGGAGCCGCTCAAGGCCTTCGCCGAGGCGATCGTGCTGCCGATCGGCATCTCCTTCTTCACCTTCCAGGGCATCTCCTACGTCATCGACGTGTGGCGCCGTGAGGTGAAGGCCGAGCGCAACATCGTGCTGTTCGCGGCCTACAAGGCGTTCTTCCCGCAGCTGATCGCCGGTCCGATCGTGCGATACAAGGATGTCGAGAAGGATTTCCACCATCCCGAGCTGGACACCGACATCTTCGCCGCGGGTGCCGCACGGTTCATGGTCGGCCTGTGCAAGAAGGTGCTGATCGCCGACAGCGTCGCAGGCGTGGCGGACGCGTCCTTCGCGCTGGCGGGCGCAGACCAGACCTTCGCATCGGCCTGGCTCGGCGCCATCGCCTATTCGATCCAGATCTATTTCGACTTCTCCGGCTATTCCGACATGGCGATCGGGCTGGCCATGATGTTCGGCATCCGCTTCCGGGAGAACTTCAACCATCCTTACGCGGCGGCGACGGTGACCGAGTTCTGGCGGCGCTGGCACATGTCGCTATCGACCTGGTTCCGCGACTATCTCTACATTCCGCTCGGCGGCAACCGGGCGGGACCGGTGCGCACCTATGTCAACCTGATGATCGTCTTCCTCGCCACCGGCGTCTGGCACGGGGCGGCGTGGACCTTCGTGCTGTGGGGCATCTATCACGGCGCGTTCCTGATCGGGGAGCGGCTGCTGCTGGGCGGCAGGGCGGTCGCCTCGCAGGCGCTGCGGCTGATCTACTTCTTCCCGGTGGTGATCGTCGGCTGGGTGATGTTCAGGGCGCCTGACCTGCCCGCCTTCGTCAGCCATCTGCGGGCCATGGCCTCGCCGCTCGCCGAGGGGGCGTGGACGATTCCAGGAGGCGTGCAGCTTGCGCTCTCCCCGCAGGCGACGGCGACGATGCTGCTCGCCTGCCTGCTCATCCTGATGCAAGGTGAGTTCCGGCCGGCGGGCGTGGTCGTCGCAGGCGCGAGCGGCGAACTCGCGCGATACGGCCGTCTGGCCTTCGTCGTCGCTGCGGTCACCGTGTGCACGATCTACGTCATTCCGCAGTCGTTCTCGCCCTTCCTCTATTTCAGGTTCTGA
- the carB gene encoding carbamoyl-phosphate synthase large subunit: MPKRTDIKSILIVGAGPIIIGQACEFDYSGTQACKALKEEGFRVILVNSNPATIMTDPELADATYIEPITPEVVAKIIAKERPDAILPTMGGQTALNTALSLRRMGVLDRYGVEMIGANAEAIDMAEDRSLFREAMARIGLETPRSMLANASEVKDADKRKHEARRAELKAANPPDLDAALDALETEWNLGEGDRKQRYVSHAMGVAAQALDHVGLPAIIRPSFTMGGTGGGIAYNRAEFFEIIGSGLDASPTTEVLIEESVLGWKEYEMEVVRDRADNCIIVCSIENLDPMGVHTGDSITVAPALTLTDKEYQIMRNASIAVLREIGVETGGSNVQFAVNPKDGRLVVIEMNPRVSRSSALASKATGFPIAKVAAKLAVGYTMDELDNDITGGATPASFEPSIDYVVTKIPRFAFEKFPGASPVLTTAMKSVGEVMAIGRTFQESLQKALRGLETGLTGLDEIEIPGFSPAGDASENRNAIRAALGTPTPDRLRMVAQALRMGTSTEEVHAMCAIDPWFLEQIESIVQMEARIREHGLPDDAENLRMLKGMGFSDQRLASLTRREASDVAALRKKLDVHPVYKRIDTCAAEFASPTAYMYSTYEVPFDGAPRSEAQVSDARKVVILGGGPNRIGQGIEFDYCCCHAAYALREAGYESIMVNCNPETVSTDYDTSDRLYFEPLTPEDVLEILLAEQAAGTLVGVIVQFGGQTPLKLADALEKAGIPILGTSPDAIDLAEDRDRFKKLLDRLGLRQPKNGIAWSVEQARTVASELGFPLVVRPSYVLGGRAMQIIHDEGQLQTYLLDTVPGLVPEDIKQKYPNDKTGQINTLLGKNPLLFDTYLAGAIEIDVDCLSDGKGTYVAGVMQHIEEAGIHSGDSACSLPAYTLDRATIDELERQTAAMALALKVGGLMNVQFALKDGDIYILEVNPRASRTVPFVAKTIGRPVAKIAARIMAGESLDGAFAHYGKKIDPNAIAHIAVKEAVFPFARFPGVDTLLGPEMKSTGEVMGLDTDFALAFAKSQLGAGVDLPRSGAVFVSVRDEDKEAVLPAVQRLSDLGFRVLATSGTARFLAGHGIAAEKVNKVLEGRPHIEDAIRNRQVQLVFNTTDGQKAVSDSKSLRRATLMNKVPYYTTLAGMDAAAQAIAALKAGSLEVRPLQSYFD; encoded by the coding sequence ATGCCGAAACGCACAGACATCAAGTCGATCCTCATCGTCGGCGCCGGGCCGATCATCATCGGCCAGGCCTGCGAGTTCGACTATTCCGGCACCCAGGCCTGCAAGGCGCTGAAGGAGGAGGGCTTTCGCGTCATCCTGGTCAACTCCAACCCGGCCACCATCATGACCGACCCGGAGCTGGCCGACGCCACCTATATCGAGCCGATCACACCCGAGGTGGTCGCCAAGATCATCGCCAAGGAGCGGCCGGACGCCATCCTGCCCACCATGGGCGGCCAGACCGCGCTCAACACCGCTTTGTCGCTGCGCCGCATGGGCGTGCTCGACCGCTACGGCGTCGAGATGATCGGCGCGAATGCCGAGGCCATAGACATGGCCGAGGACCGCTCGCTGTTCCGCGAGGCGATGGCCCGCATTGGGCTGGAGACGCCGCGCTCGATGCTCGCCAACGCATCCGAGGTGAAGGATGCCGACAAGCGGAAGCATGAGGCCCGCCGCGCCGAGCTCAAGGCCGCCAATCCGCCCGACCTCGACGCCGCCCTCGACGCGCTCGAGACCGAGTGGAACCTCGGCGAAGGCGACCGCAAGCAGCGCTACGTGTCGCATGCCATGGGCGTCGCCGCCCAGGCGCTCGACCATGTCGGCCTGCCGGCCATCATCCGCCCCTCCTTCACCATGGGCGGCACCGGCGGCGGCATCGCCTACAACCGCGCCGAGTTCTTCGAGATCATCGGCTCCGGCCTCGACGCCTCCCCCACCACCGAGGTGCTGATCGAGGAATCGGTGCTCGGCTGGAAGGAATACGAGATGGAGGTCGTGCGCGACCGCGCCGACAACTGCATCATCGTCTGCTCGATCGAGAACCTCGACCCGATGGGCGTCCACACCGGCGATTCGATCACCGTCGCGCCCGCGCTGACCTTGACCGACAAGGAATACCAGATCATGCGCAACGCCTCGATCGCGGTGCTGCGCGAGATCGGCGTCGAGACGGGCGGCTCCAACGTCCAGTTCGCCGTCAACCCCAAGGACGGCCGCCTCGTCGTCATCGAGATGAACCCGCGCGTCTCGCGCTCCTCGGCGCTTGCCTCCAAGGCCACCGGCTTCCCGATCGCCAAGGTCGCTGCCAAGCTCGCCGTAGGCTATACGATGGACGAACTCGACAACGACATCACCGGCGGCGCCACGCCTGCCTCCTTCGAGCCGTCGATCGACTACGTCGTCACCAAGATCCCGCGCTTCGCCTTCGAAAAATTCCCCGGCGCCTCGCCGGTGCTCACCACCGCGATGAAATCGGTCGGCGAGGTCATGGCCATCGGCCGCACCTTCCAGGAGAGCTTGCAGAAGGCTCTGCGCGGTCTCGAAACCGGCCTCACCGGCCTCGACGAGATCGAGATCCCCGGCTTCTCGCCCGCCGGCGACGCGTCCGAAAACCGCAACGCCATCCGCGCAGCACTCGGCACGCCGACGCCCGACCGGCTGCGCATGGTCGCACAGGCGCTGCGCATGGGCACCTCGACGGAAGAGGTGCACGCCATGTGCGCCATCGACCCGTGGTTCCTCGAGCAGATCGAGAGCATCGTCCAGATGGAGGCCCGCATCCGCGAGCACGGCCTGCCCGACGACGCCGAGAACCTGCGCATGCTCAAGGGCATGGGCTTCTCCGACCAGCGGCTCGCCTCGCTCACCCGCCGCGAGGCCTCGGACGTGGCGGCGCTGCGCAAGAAGCTCGACGTCCACCCGGTCTACAAGCGCATCGACACCTGTGCCGCCGAGTTCGCCTCGCCGACCGCCTACATGTATTCGACCTACGAGGTGCCCTTCGACGGCGCGCCGCGCTCCGAGGCGCAGGTGTCCGACGCCAGGAAGGTGGTCATCCTCGGCGGCGGCCCGAACCGCATCGGCCAGGGCATCGAGTTCGACTACTGCTGCTGCCACGCCGCCTATGCGCTGCGCGAGGCGGGCTATGAATCCATCATGGTCAACTGCAATCCCGAGACCGTGTCGACCGACTACGACACCTCCGACCGGCTCTATTTCGAGCCGCTCACCCCGGAGGACGTGCTGGAAATCCTTCTCGCCGAGCAAGCGGCCGGCACGCTTGTCGGCGTCATCGTCCAGTTCGGCGGCCAGACGCCGCTGAAGCTCGCCGATGCGCTGGAAAAGGCGGGCATCCCGATCCTCGGCACCTCGCCAGACGCGATCGATCTGGCGGAAGACCGCGACCGCTTCAAGAAGCTGCTCGACCGGCTCGGTCTGCGCCAGCCGAAGAACGGCATCGCCTGGTCGGTCGAGCAGGCGCGCACCGTCGCCTCCGAGCTTGGCTTCCCGCTGGTCGTGCGCCCGTCCTATGTGCTGGGCGGCCGCGCCATGCAGATCATCCACGACGAGGGCCAGCTCCAGACCTACCTGCTCGACACGGTGCCCGGCCTCGTGCCGGAGGACATCAAGCAGAAATATCCCAACGACAAGACCGGCCAGATCAACACGCTGCTGGGAAAAAACCCGCTGCTGTTCGACACCTATCTTGCGGGTGCGATCGAGATCGACGTCGACTGCCTGTCGGACGGCAAGGGCACCTATGTGGCCGGCGTCATGCAGCACATCGAGGAGGCCGGCATCCATTCGGGCGACTCGGCCTGCTCGCTGCCGGCCTACACGCTCGACCGCGCCACGATCGACGAGCTGGAGCGCCAGACCGCCGCGATGGCGCTGGCGCTCAAGGTCGGCGGCCTGATGAACGTCCAGTTCGCGTTGAAGGACGGCGACATCTACATCCTGGAGGTCAACCCGCGCGCCTCGCGCACCGTGCCCTTCGTGGCGAAAACCATCGGCCGCCCGGTCGCCAAGATCGCCGCGCGCATCATGGCCGGCGAAAGCCTCGACGGCGCCTTCGCGCATTACGGCAAGAAGATCGACCCGAACGCGATCGCCCACATCGCGGTCAAGGAAGCCGTCTTCCCCTTCGCCCGCTTCCCCGGCGTCGACACGCTGCTCGGCCCCGAGATGAAGTCGACCGGCGAGGTCATGGGCCTCGACACCGACTTCGCGCTCGCCTTTGCCAAGAGCCAGCTCGGCGCGGGCGTCGACCTGCCGCGCTCGGGCGCCGTGTTCGTATCGGTGCGCGACGAGGACAAGGAGGCCGTCCTGCCGGCCGTGCAGAGGCTGTCCGACCTCGGCTTCCGTGTGCTCGCGACCTCCGGCACTGCCCGCTTCCTGGCCGGCCACGGCATCGCGGCCGAAAAGGTCAACAAGGTGCTGGAAGGTCGCCCCCACATCGAGGACGCCATCCGCAACCGCCAGGTCCAGCTCGTCTTCAACACCACCGACGGCCAGAAGGCCGTCTCCGACTCCAAGTCGCTCCGCCGCGCCACGCTGATGAACAAGGTGCCCTACTACACCACCCTCGCCGGCATGGACGCCGCCGCGCAGGCCATCGCTGCGCTGAAGGCGGGCAGTTTGGAAGTCAGGCCGTTGCAGAGTTATTTCGACTGA
- a CDS encoding lytic transglycosylase domain-containing protein yields the protein MAGLVTGCVSGDLASLAPQPSLQPQEAASSLAVADIDAAAEDFAGLPLAPAVPAVAAAMPEGAAPKGDRLVAQQPSPERLSQVALAAPQNNAAAAIAAAVPEQPSADEVKVAAFASLPPRSSGAPVDALIAKYARHYELPEAFVRRVVKRESNFNPKAYNRGHWGLMQIKHQTARGMGYRGSAEGLFDAETNLIYSVKYLRGAYLVAGGDERQADRLYQSGYYYHAKRAGLLDETGLGRDRVRKRRQ from the coding sequence ATGGCCGGACTTGTGACGGGCTGCGTCTCGGGCGATCTGGCTTCGCTCGCGCCGCAACCTTCCCTCCAGCCGCAGGAGGCGGCCTCGTCGCTCGCCGTGGCCGACATCGATGCGGCGGCGGAGGACTTCGCCGGCCTGCCGCTTGCGCCCGCTGTCCCGGCCGTTGCCGCCGCCATGCCGGAAGGTGCCGCACCCAAGGGGGACCGCCTCGTGGCGCAGCAGCCTTCGCCCGAGCGGCTGTCGCAGGTGGCGCTCGCCGCTCCGCAGAACAATGCCGCCGCAGCGATCGCGGCCGCTGTGCCCGAACAGCCATCCGCCGATGAAGTGAAGGTGGCGGCGTTCGCGTCCTTGCCGCCGCGCTCCTCCGGCGCGCCGGTCGATGCGCTGATCGCCAAATATGCCCGCCACTACGAGCTGCCGGAGGCGTTCGTGCGGCGCGTGGTCAAGCGCGAGAGCAACTTCAACCCGAAGGCCTACAATCGCGGCCACTGGGGGCTGATGCAGATCAAGCACCAGACGGCGCGCGGGATGGGCTATCGCGGCTCGGCCGAGGGGCTGTTCGACGCCGAGACCAACCTGATCTATTCGGTGAAATATCTGCGCGGGGCCTATCTCGTGGCGGGCGGCGACGAGCGCCAGGCCGACCGGCTCTACCAGTCGGGCTACTATTACCACGCCAAGCGGGCCGGGCTGCTGGACGAGACGGGTCTCGGGCGGGACCGGGTGCGGAAGCGCAGGCAGTAG
- a CDS encoding methylated-DNA--[protein]-cysteine S-methyltransferase encodes MRKLRHGETLTYGELAERAGFPGQAQAVGQAMGKNPVPLVVPCHRVLAAGGKIGGFSAPGGAATKEKMLRLEGAIATPAQGDLFG; translated from the coding sequence TTGAGGAAGCTCCGCCATGGCGAGACGCTCACCTATGGCGAACTCGCCGAACGCGCCGGCTTCCCCGGCCAGGCGCAGGCGGTCGGCCAGGCAATGGGCAAGAACCCGGTTCCGCTCGTCGTGCCCTGCCACCGCGTGCTGGCGGCCGGCGGCAAGATCGGCGGCTTCTCCGCGCCCGGAGGCGCTGCGACCAAGGAAAAGATGCTCCGCCTCGAAGGCGCCATCGCCACGCCCGCGCAGGGGGATCTGTTTGGGTGA
- a CDS encoding sensor histidine kinase: MTSDDDLLASATADAHLAAIVDSSFDAIVSKDLNSIITSWNKAAERLFGYTAEEAIGRSVMMLIPDDRRQEEVEIIARIRRGEPMPSFETIRKRKDGSMVPVSLTVSPIRNPSGRIVGASKIARDITATKESERRIRLLMREVNHRVKNQFAVILSMVRETGRRTSDPQEFEQRVRDRIMALSRSHDLLVNSDWVGASLAELVEEHLKPFGRENQIRIEGPALRLSSNAVQNLGMAFHELGTNSAKYGALSSDAGRLEVTWQIAAREEGLSDLQLIWNETFPPLPGERRSDPSRKGFGTVVLQRVTPQSLGGHATMKREGGTVTWTLTAPMETVAASDRE, from the coding sequence ATGACCAGCGACGATGATCTTTTAGCTTCCGCAACGGCAGACGCCCATCTCGCGGCGATCGTGGACTCATCCTTCGACGCGATCGTCAGCAAGGATCTGAACAGCATCATCACAAGCTGGAACAAGGCAGCGGAGCGGCTGTTCGGCTATACGGCCGAAGAGGCTATCGGGCGCTCGGTGATGATGCTTATCCCGGACGACCGTCGGCAGGAAGAGGTCGAGATCATCGCCCGCATACGGCGCGGCGAGCCGATGCCGAGCTTCGAGACGATCCGCAAGCGCAAGGACGGCTCGATGGTGCCCGTCTCGCTGACCGTCTCGCCGATCCGCAATCCGTCCGGGCGGATCGTGGGAGCTTCGAAGATTGCGCGGGACATCACCGCCACCAAGGAGAGCGAGCGGCGCATCCGCCTGCTGATGCGCGAGGTGAACCACCGCGTGAAGAATCAGTTCGCCGTCATCCTGTCGATGGTGCGCGAGACCGGCCGCCGCACCAGCGATCCGCAGGAGTTCGAACAGCGGGTGCGCGACCGAATCATGGCTCTGTCGCGCTCGCACGATCTTCTGGTCAATTCGGATTGGGTGGGGGCGTCGCTGGCCGAACTCGTCGAGGAGCACCTGAAGCCGTTCGGTCGCGAGAACCAGATCAGGATCGAGGGGCCCGCGCTCCGGCTGAGCTCCAACGCCGTGCAGAATCTCGGCATGGCTTTCCACGAACTCGGCACCAACTCCGCCAAATACGGAGCGCTGTCGTCCGACGCGGGCCGGCTCGAGGTGACCTGGCAGATTGCAGCGCGCGAGGAGGGCCTGAGCGATCTGCAACTGATATGGAACGAGACCTTTCCGCCGCTTCCGGGAGAGCGGCGCTCCGATCCGTCGCGCAAGGGGTTCGGCACAGTGGTGCTGCAGCGGGTGACGCCGCAGTCGCTCGGCGGACATGCGACGATGAAGCGGGAAGGGGGGACGGTGACCTGGACGCTGACTGCGCCGATGGAGACTGTGGCTGCATCCGATCGGGAATAG
- the ugpE gene encoding sn-glycerol-3-phosphate ABC transporter permease UgpE, producing the protein MVGLSRTSRYTAHTILIVGILIVAFPIYYTFVASTHSLQTILRPPLPLLPGKEFFNNYYEALFGGVGRIGGVPVGTLLFNTTVVALAIAIGKIFISILSAYAIVFFRFPFRMTFFWLIFITLMLPVEVRILPTYKVMVDLGLIDTYTGLTLPLMASATATLLFRQFFLTIPGELVEAARVDGAGPWRFFKDILLPLSRTNIAALFVILFIYGWTQYLWPLLVTNDNQMNTIVIALRKMISFADADTEWHLVMVTCVLAILPPILVVVLMQRWFVKGLVETEK; encoded by the coding sequence ATGGTCGGCCTCAGCCGCACCTCGCGCTACACCGCGCACACGATTCTGATCGTTGGCATCCTGATCGTCGCATTCCCGATATACTACACGTTCGTCGCTTCCACCCATTCGCTGCAGACGATCCTGCGTCCGCCGCTTCCCCTGCTGCCGGGCAAGGAATTCTTCAACAACTACTACGAGGCACTGTTCGGAGGCGTCGGTCGTATCGGCGGTGTTCCCGTCGGCACGCTGCTCTTCAACACGACAGTCGTTGCGTTGGCGATCGCCATCGGCAAGATCTTCATCTCGATCCTGTCGGCCTATGCGATCGTGTTCTTCCGCTTCCCGTTCCGCATGACCTTCTTCTGGCTGATCTTCATCACGCTGATGCTGCCGGTCGAGGTGCGCATCCTGCCGACCTACAAGGTGATGGTGGATCTCGGCCTGATCGACACCTATACCGGCCTCACCCTGCCACTGATGGCGTCGGCCACCGCGACGCTCTTGTTCCGGCAGTTCTTCCTGACCATTCCGGGCGAGCTGGTGGAGGCTGCACGCGTCGACGGCGCGGGGCCGTGGCGGTTCTTCAAGGATATCCTGCTGCCACTCAGCCGGACCAACATCGCGGCTCTCTTCGTCATCCTCTTCATCTACGGCTGGACGCAATATCTGTGGCCGCTTCTCGTCACCAACGACAACCAGATGAACACGATCGTCATCGCGCTCAGGAAGATGATCTCCTTCGCCGACGCCGACACCGAGTGGCATCTGGTGATGGTGACCTGCGTGCTTGCCATCCTGCCGCCGATCCTGGTCGTCGTCCTGATGCAGCGCTGGTTTGTGAAGGGCCTGGTCGAGACCGAGAAATAG
- the ugpA gene encoding sn-glycerol-3-phosphate ABC transporter permease UgpA — protein MSATRVTFPNKVLPYLLLAPQLAITLVFFYWPASQALQQSFLREDPFGLQSQFVGLANFRRVLSNPNYIGSLQVTVIFSVATAVLAMVVALLLAVMADKVIRGRGIYRTLMIWPYAVAPAIAGMLWLFMFNPTMGTFAYMLRATGYNWDPLLNGNQAMVLIIAAAAWKQISYNFLFFVAGLQSIPKSLIEAAAIDGAGESKRFWTIVFPLLAPTTFFLLVINTTYAFFDTFGIIHAVTGGGPGKATETLVYKVYNDGFVNLILGDSAAQSVILMVIVIALTAFQFRYVEKKVHYG, from the coding sequence TTGTCCGCAACTCGCGTCACATTCCCGAACAAGGTATTGCCGTACCTGCTGCTCGCGCCGCAGCTGGCGATCACCTTGGTCTTCTTCTACTGGCCGGCGAGCCAGGCGCTGCAACAGTCGTTTCTGCGCGAAGACCCGTTCGGCCTGCAGAGCCAGTTCGTTGGGCTGGCCAACTTCCGCCGCGTCCTCAGTAATCCCAACTACATCGGTTCGCTGCAGGTAACGGTCATCTTCTCGGTGGCCACCGCCGTCCTTGCCATGGTGGTCGCGCTGCTGCTCGCCGTGATGGCCGACAAGGTGATCCGCGGCCGGGGCATCTACCGCACGCTGATGATCTGGCCTTACGCCGTGGCGCCTGCGATCGCGGGCATGCTCTGGCTTTTCATGTTCAATCCGACGATGGGCACCTTCGCATACATGTTGAGGGCCACCGGCTACAATTGGGATCCGCTGCTCAACGGCAACCAGGCGATGGTGCTCATCATCGCGGCGGCGGCCTGGAAGCAGATCAGCTACAACTTCCTGTTCTTCGTCGCAGGGCTTCAATCGATCCCGAAATCGTTGATCGAGGCGGCGGCGATAGACGGCGCGGGCGAGAGCAAGCGGTTCTGGACAATCGTCTTTCCGCTGCTGGCTCCGACGACCTTCTTCCTGCTGGTGATCAACACCACTTACGCCTTCTTCGACACATTCGGCATCATCCACGCCGTCACGGGCGGGGGGCCGGGCAAGGCGACCGAGACGCTGGTCTACAAGGTCTACAACGATGGCTTCGTGAACCTCATCCTCGGCGACTCCGCTGCGCAATCCGTGATCCTCATGGTCATCGTGATCGCGCTGACGGCCTTCCAGTTCCGCTACGTGGAAAAGAAGGTGCACTATGGCTGA
- the ugpB gene encoding sn-glycerol-3-phosphate ABC transporter substrate-binding protein UgpB encodes MRVPTLLSLATALTALPFMSGSAFAVTEITWWHAMTGANNEVVETLSKEFNEKQTEYKVTPVFKGTYPETLNAGIAAFRAKQPPHIIQVFDVGTGVMMAAEGAVKPVAEILSMGGKAFDKSQYLPGIVAYYSKPDGTMLSFPYNSSSPILYYNKDIFQKAGLDPETPPKTWPEVFEAARKIKTSGAAACGYTSTWLTWIGLENFTAWNNLQYGTNENGLASTDVELTFNTEPYVKHFQTIADLAKEGVFRYGGRTSEAKQLFLSQECGIFTESSGGLGDVIKSGIKYGLGQLPYYPDLEGAPQNTIPGGASLWVFAGKSDEEYKGVAAFFDFLSQTEIQARLHQKSGYLPVTMAAYEATKSSGFYEQNPGREIPIQQMMGKAPTANSKGVRLVNLPQVRDIQNEEFEKMLAGEQTAQQALDNAVKRGNEAIQQAIGN; translated from the coding sequence ATGAGAGTCCCCACACTGCTTTCGCTTGCAACCGCGCTCACTGCGCTGCCGTTCATGTCCGGCTCGGCCTTCGCCGTGACGGAAATCACTTGGTGGCACGCGATGACCGGCGCCAACAATGAAGTCGTCGAGACGCTGTCCAAGGAATTCAACGAGAAGCAGACCGAATACAAGGTGACGCCCGTCTTCAAGGGCACCTATCCGGAGACGCTGAACGCCGGCATCGCCGCCTTCCGCGCCAAGCAGCCGCCGCACATCATCCAGGTCTTCGACGTCGGCACCGGCGTGATGATGGCCGCAGAGGGCGCGGTGAAGCCCGTCGCCGAGATCCTGTCGATGGGCGGCAAGGCCTTCGACAAGAGCCAGTATCTGCCGGGCATCGTCGCCTACTATTCGAAGCCGGACGGGACGATGCTCTCGTTCCCCTACAATTCGTCCTCGCCGATCCTCTACTACAACAAGGACATCTTCCAGAAGGCCGGCCTCGACCCGGAGACCCCGCCGAAGACCTGGCCCGAAGTGTTCGAGGCGGCGCGCAAGATCAAGACCTCGGGCGCTGCGGCCTGCGGCTATACCTCGACCTGGCTGACCTGGATCGGCCTCGAGAATTTCACCGCCTGGAACAACCTGCAGTACGGCACGAACGAGAACGGCCTCGCCTCGACCGACGTGGAACTCACCTTCAACACCGAGCCCTACGTCAAGCACTTCCAGACGATCGCCGACCTCGCCAAGGAAGGCGTGTTCCGCTACGGCGGCCGCACCTCCGAGGCCAAGCAGCTCTTCCTGTCGCAGGAGTGCGGCATCTTCACCGAATCCTCCGGGGGCCTGGGCGACGTGATCAAGTCGGGCATCAAATACGGCCTCGGCCAGTTGCCCTACTATCCGGACCTGGAAGGCGCGCCGCAGAACACGATTCCCGGGGGCGCCTCGCTGTGGGTCTTCGCCGGCAAGTCCGACGAGGAATACAAGGGCGTGGCTGCGTTCTTCGACTTCCTGTCGCAGACGGAGATCCAGGCGCGGCTGCACCAGAAGTCGGGCTACCTGCCCGTCACCATGGCTGCCTATGAAGCTACGAAGTCGTCCGGCTTCTACGAGCAGAACCCGGGCCGCGAGATCCCGATCCAGCAGATGATGGGCAAGGCCCCGACCGCGAACTCGAAGGGTGTGCGTCTCGTCAACCTGCCGCAGGTTCGCGACATCCAGAACGAGGAGTTCGAAAAGATGCTTGCCGGCGAACAGACCGCGCAGCAGGCGCTCGACAATGCCGTCAAGCGCGGCAACGAGGCGATCCAGCAGGCGATCGGCAACTGA
- a CDS encoding glutathione S-transferase family protein: MIRIYGMADSGNCYKPRLLLAMLGQPFEHVETSSRDGTTRSPAFLAKNANGKVPLLELEDGRFLAESNAILLYLGEGSRFVPSDPYERALVYQWLFFEQYSHEPLIAVRRSLVLYPERAALATPERMASLLDGGHKALGVMETRLAVEPWLVGDEIGVADIALFAYTQHADIAGYDMARFPGVVRWLDRVRAAPGYVDLDWKPAQHSAFGG, translated from the coding sequence ATGATCCGCATCTACGGAATGGCCGACAGCGGCAACTGCTACAAGCCGCGGCTCCTGCTGGCGATGCTCGGGCAACCCTTCGAGCATGTCGAAACCAGTTCGCGCGACGGCACCACACGCTCGCCGGCCTTCCTCGCCAAGAACGCCAACGGAAAGGTGCCGCTGCTGGAGCTGGAGGACGGCCGGTTCCTGGCCGAATCGAACGCGATCCTGCTCTATCTCGGGGAGGGCTCGCGCTTCGTCCCGTCCGACCCCTACGAACGCGCTCTGGTCTATCAATGGCTGTTCTTCGAGCAGTACAGCCACGAACCGCTGATCGCCGTGCGCCGGTCGCTGGTCCTCTATCCGGAGCGCGCCGCGCTGGCGACGCCGGAGCGGATGGCGAGCCTTCTCGACGGCGGCCACAAGGCGCTCGGCGTCATGGAGACCCGGCTGGCGGTCGAGCCATGGCTTGTCGGCGACGAGATCGGCGTGGCCGACATCGCGCTCTTCGCCTACACGCAACACGCCGATATTGCCGGCTATGACATGGCGCGCTTTCCAGGCGTCGTCCGCTGGCTCGACCGGGTGAGGGCTGCACCGGGCTATGTCGATCTTGATTGGAAGCCGGCACAACATTCCGCGTTCGGCGGCTGA